ATGCAGCAAGAGACAGAGTAGCAACCAACAGCAGGATGAAGCGGGCATTACTCATTACCGGTTCCAGACCATAGAAGTCCAGAATTGGTAAAACAAGCAGATATCGCAGCAGACACTGAAGTAGTGCGATAATCAGCAGATTTTTGGCTCGTATCAGTCGCAGAAAGGCCATATAGTGTTTGTATGGATCACCATTCCATCACGCTGCCCCATCGTCCGTGGGCTCGTAGTACCTGTTCGATTACATCCCTGACGCAACCATGTCCCCCTTTTCGGTCACTAATATATTTACAAAGCGATTTGACCTCCACTACGGCATCAGCCGGACAAACCGGGACACCAACAAGTTTCATCACTCCACAGTCAGGCAGGTCATCACCCATATACATCACCTCTTCAGCTTTGATATCACGTCTGCTAATCCAGTCATTAAACTCGGGCACCTTACGTGCAGCAGAGAAGTAAATATCCTTAACACCGAGAAGCGAGTATCGCTTTCTGACCGAGTCACTATTCCCACCGGTAATAATAGCTACCGGGTATCCAAGTTTTATTGCCTTCTGAATAGCAAAGCTATCCTTCAGATTGACGGTTCGTATTGGTTCACCGCTGGTACTTATAGGCACAATTTCAGAACTCAGCACACCATCTACATCAAAAGCGAATGCTTTCACCCGCATCAGATCTTCCTTGAAATTGGTCATTTTACTCGTTTTTGCGAATTTAGCCAAAAAATCGGCTACTCCGAATACATTTTCATAATACTTTCCGACACCAGGGTATAGATCTCGCGGTGAAAACTCTTGTCATTCAAAGTTTCAATATGTCGGTTCATAACTACCCTATCCTTCCTCCGTGCAGGGCCGGTCTGAGCATCTCTGACACTCATAGTCAGAGCCTTCTGGGTAGTTTCCCTGATCAGCGGCTCCAGCAGCGTAAAACTAAGCCCCTCCTTTTCTAACAGTTCCCCTGCAAGGGCATACATATGGTTAACAAAGTTGCATGCAAACACAGCACTAATATGAAGAGCCTTGCGCATCCTGGCATTTGAAAGCTGCACCTTGTTACTGATATCCCTTGCCAGTTCCAGCAGGATCTTTTCAGCCTTTTCGGTAGCTGCTTCCAGTAGAAGCGGTACCTCGCTGACACGCAACTGCTTCTCTTTGGTAAAAGTCTGGAAGGGATAGAAAACCCCGTAGTTGTCGAATTTTTCAAGCAGATCCATATCCATACTTCCAGAGGTATGCGCTACAACACCTTTCAGTCCAGGCAATTGGGCAACCACCTTTTCTATAGCCGAATCACTCACTGCAATCAGGTAGATATCAGCACTACGATCTATTTCCTCAAGATTGTCGGTTGCCTCCACGCCAAGCAAAGAGGCCAGCAGTACGGCATTGTCTATTTGACGGCTGTACACCTGTATAATATTATAATCGGCATTTCTGATAGCGATACTGAGGTGGGTAGCTACATTGCCGGCACCTATGATTACAACATTCTTTTTCATAACACAATGTTAGTTGCCTTTAGGGGGCTGGGTTGGTCAAAATAACATCACTGTGGAAGACCCACCTGCCCTTTTCAAACTTCAGGGCATTATGGGTAAAGTCAGGGCCGTAGTGCCTTGGATCACCAGCAAACAAGGAGTTGACAGGTGCCAGATTATCCATCACTATCATGCCCTGATTGGTATCATAGCGCAGCATCATGCTGACCTTGGCACTATATTCGAAGATTAGCCTCTTGAGCATCTTGCCCTCCACCTCTATTATCGGTTCACCGAAACGCGGCGCACCGTTAGTGCCCAGAGTCAGAGTCTCTACAACCCTGATCTTGGAAAAGTAGTCATTGGGATTATATCCCAGCAAAGTATAATAAGTGTTCTTCTTGTGCTTATTGACAAGTATCTCGTAATACACAGCCCCGTACCATCTGGAAGCGTTTAGACTCATCACTTGCGGAGTCTTGATTGCCTTATAACGGTCGGACAGTCTGTGTACCTTTATTGCATTTTCCCGGTTTACAGCAATCCCGCCAAAGAAGGTATTTGTGCCATCCTCAAATTCCACGTTCCAGGTCACCACTTTGAGGACATTGTCGGGTGAGAGTAGCCCCGAGATATTGCTAAATCCCTCAAAGGGATCATTAAACAGCGGTTTGTATGCAAGCAGCCTGGATATTCTCTCCCACAACCTTTCGCTAAGCACGACTTTATCGCCATCAGTCTCCGCTGCAACGAGCCGACCAATAAGCAGCCTTGTTGCAATATCTGGGAGCACAGATAGGGTCGTAGTACCGCTCACTGCTGTTACTGAGGCAAAGCTCAGGCCATCGATATCAAACTCATCCAGCTTTAGTGCAAGAGGAGCTGCTCCACCCGTAAAGCCGGTAATATAAGAATAGAAAATGTAGTCTGCAGGATGCTCCCCAAGATCACGAACAAAAAAGACTAGTCTGTCGGGCACAGTTGCAAAATCCACGACACCGGCAGCAACAGCAAACCGCCCCCCGGCGGTTTGTGTAAAAGCCCAACCGGTGGGAAGCACAGTGGGTAGTTTTTCGGTATCACATCTACCCAATACCAGGTGTAAAGAATCGATTAAGCCCGGGAAGCGGAAGTCCTTTTCATAGTCATCCTGCAGTGAGATATTATTCCAGAGCTTTACCAGGGTGCTGTCATCGCGTTGAGCAGAGATACTTTCAGGGAAAACGATCCTAACCGAAAGGCAGGCAAGCAAAGTAAATAAATATAGGCAGCACCTCATCTGACAGTATGATTTAGAAATCGCTTATAAAAATACGTAGTAGGTATATAAAATCAAAGTCCCCCCGGGACTTTCGCTCCGGGGGGACTTGACCAAAGGTATGTAATCAGGATCACTTATCAAGATTCCGTTGAATCCTCTTTATTGCGTTTTCTATCGGTTGTTCAGGTTCGATAACATTGTAGTCGCCCCAGAAGTCAGGATCATTGAAACCTTCAACAGCATCTTCCATAATAATTGTAGGTTTCAGCCTTTCGCTAGCCTTGAAGGCTTGATCTTCAGCGATCTTCCAGTCGGTCACAGCCATTTCCATGGTTGTGTAGTAGTTGGTGTTGAGCAGCTTTTTCTTCCAGTTGACACGGAAGGCAACTGATGCTCGGGCATATCCGTAGTGCCATTTACCGTCAGTGATTCGATAGTCAACGATGTAAGAAGCCTCAGTTGGATACACTCTGGCACCACTTGGTTTACGTCTGATAAACAGAGCAGTTGCTTCTTCGCGGTTGCTAACATCCATATTGAACTCAGCCCTTGTCAGAGCCAGTGATTCCATGTCAACGTACAGTTTTCCAAAGAATAATGGCTTATCAACACTTTCCCTTTGCTTAAAGTCAATTATATAGAGCAGGCGGTCGTCAACCTTGGTGATATTACTCAGCTCGAAAGTATAGTCATAGATTGATTCGTTATCAAACAAGGCATAAGGTTCTTTCATGATATCGAGCATCACGGCAGACACGGGACCACCTTGCAGTTTGAAGACCAGAGTATCAAGCTTTTCATAGTCGGCACTCTTACGTCCGAGAATCAGTTTGACCCTATCGTCACGCATTGCGCTGTATGGGAACTTAAATATATCCAGTACAGCTTCAGTCAGAGACACATAGTTACGACCCTTCTTAATAGTCTCCCTGTAGAACGCAGTCTTAGTATTAGCAAAGTCGCTGTAGTTATGATCTCTCTGTCTCATCATATCCCGAACTATTCTTTCAGGATCAGAGGGGAAGACATTGACTTCGACCAGGGATACAGAAGTCATGTTAAGAGTAATCTTGTTGATCTCGTTAGTTTTGAGTTCTCTGAGCGGCACTGTCGCAGTCTGGTAACCGATGTGAGAGAACATAACATTCTTGTCGAGATGTTCGTTG
The genomic region above belongs to Xiashengella succiniciproducens and contains:
- a CDS encoding carboxypeptidase-like regulatory domain-containing protein — translated: MKTNAYVGKFSYGFRLASMILLAAFLSISAFSANKSDGTTRFEGVITDSKSKEALAFTNVIVAGTNIATVCNSDGEFTLKVPNEHLDKNVMFSHIGYQTATVPLRELKTNEINKITLNMTSVSLVEVNVFPSDPERIVRDMMRQRDHNYSDFANTKTAFYRETIKKGRNYVSLTEAVLDIFKFPYSAMRDDRVKLILGRKSADYEKLDTLVFKLQGGPVSAVMLDIMKEPYALFDNESIYDYTFELSNITKVDDRLLYIIDFKQRESVDKPLFFGKLYVDMESLALTRAEFNMDVSNREEATALFIRRKPSGARVYPTEASYIVDYRITDGKWHYGYARASVAFRVNWKKKLLNTNYYTTMEMAVTDWKIAEDQAFKASERLKPTIIMEDAVEGFNDPDFWGDYNVIEPEQPIENAIKRIQRNLDK
- a CDS encoding Rossmann-like and DUF2520 domain-containing protein — encoded protein: MKKNVVIIGAGNVATHLSIAIRNADYNIIQVYSRQIDNAVLLASLLGVEATDNLEEIDRSADIYLIAVSDSAIEKVVAQLPGLKGVVAHTSGSMDMDLLEKFDNYGVFYPFQTFTKEKQLRVSEVPLLLEAATEKAEKILLELARDISNKVQLSNARMRKALHISAVFACNFVNHMYALAGELLEKEGLSFTLLEPLIRETTQKALTMSVRDAQTGPARRKDRVVMNRHIETLNDKSFHREIYTLVSESIMKMYSE
- a CDS encoding KdsC family phosphatase, encoding MTNFKEDLMRVKAFAFDVDGVLSSEIVPISTSGEPIRTVNLKDSFAIQKAIKLGYPVAIITGGNSDSVRKRYSLLGVKDIYFSAARKVPEFNDWISRRDIKAEEVMYMGDDLPDCGVMKLVGVPVCPADAVVEVKSLCKYISDRKGGHGCVRDVIEQVLRAHGRWGSVMEW